In Gimesia panareensis, the genomic window CATTCAGGGACAGACTCTGCAGGCGAAAGATTCCCAAAACCGGATGGCACAAATCTCCCTGCCCTGGCCTTCAACGAGGAAATCAAAGCAACTTGACCTGAATAACCTCCGTCTGCAGTTAAAACTTCCCAAACTCGTCACACTGGAAGTCGTCGATGGAGAAGGCAAACCGGTTCCCGCGGCCCTTGCCGGCATCAAGGCCCTCACGAAAACCTGGGGGATTGGCAAGACCGACAATGAGGGGAAAATTACGTTTCAGGTCCCCCCGGATGTGGATCTGAAATATGCCGTCGCCCTCCGCGATGGTTACGGGGCCGACTATCGAGCTTATCGACTCAAACTGGAAGAGAAATACAAACCAGGTGCCAGACCCCCGAAATTTCCCGATCATCCGGTTCGGCTGACGCTCACTGGTGCACAACCCCTCACAATCAAACTCGAGTCGGCCGCGGGCAAACCGCTGTCTGGTATCGGCCTCGAGCCGCAGTCACTGTGGAAACCAGACCAGCCTCTGCCCATGCCGCTGCCACTCATGTTCTACGCAACCCGGCAGCTCGTACAGCCTACGGATGAAACAGGAGCCACCGTTTTCGCCTGGATCCCCCACTGGCAGAATCAACGAATGTACTTTGGGGTCAAAAATAAGGAATACGTCCCCCACCGAATTACATATGAACCCAGCAAAGACAAGGGCACCTTAACGGTCCGATTGAGCCCCAAACCAAAGGAACCTGAAAAGGGGAGTACTCCCTGACGTCCTGTCAAAAGTGACCTGCATGGTGTCCCGGACACATTCACAATTTTTCGTGTCTTTCGCGCCTTTCGTGGTAGCAAAAAATGAAAAAGTGGAACAAGAAACAAACTGCCTGGGCCATTTTCGCTCTTTCAGGAGTGGTCGCTGCCAGTGCCAGCTACTGCTTCTGGCAACCATCTCATTCACAGACGAGAACAGCCAGCGCGGTTCTGGACTCTTACCTCAAGGATGACTTCGAAATCCAGGTGGGACACCGGAATGATTTTGATCTTGGAACACCCCTATCTATCTCGACCAGGCATAACCCTGAATTGCATTCACTCCTGACTCAACTGCGGCGACTGGAATATGAATCGATCAAGGAATACAGCCCTCCCATGTGCGGTGATGCGATCATTCTGAAACCAGTCAATCGCGAACGATACACAGTGTGGGTTTCCGTGTTTGGCGTCTTTCTTTTTCCTGAAAACTCCGATGTCGATGATGTCTACTACTGTCAGTATCCCAATGTAGACGAGTGGAAATTGTATGATCAGGCAACACGGTTTTTTCAATCATTGGAGTGATGCCCCTGTCCTCGAGTTTAATTTCGTGTCTTTCGCGCCTTTCGTGGTAGCCAAAAAATGAAAACGTGGAACAAGAAACAAACCGCCTGGTCGATGCTGATTCTGCTGTCCGCGTTGAGTGTATTCGTCGGTTACCACCAGATGCAGAAAGCCCGCGCACAAACGGCTTCCATCAATGCCGCACTGGACTCGCTCCTGCAGGAGGGTTGCCAACTTCGGGTAGAACGCTGCAATCATCCCACAGAAGAGCTGCCCCCTCCCGTCACCAGCGACGTCAATCAGGAACTCAAGGAACTGGTGACGCAATTGAAACAGCTCCCTTATCAGTCACGCCTGGAGCCGGGCGTCCCGGCTTGCGGCGATCGGGTCGTACTCACCTCGCTGTGTCATCAGGAATACGCCGTGTGGATCTCTGCGTTGGGCGTCTTTCTGATTCCGGAGGGGGGCGAAACCCGGGTTGCTTATAACAGTCAGTCCGACAGGAGTACAGATCAGAAGGTGTTCCAGCAGGCAACGCAGTTCTTTCAATCATTGCAGTGAGTTCCACCGGTTTTGTGACGAACGGGCAGGGTGGCACTGTTGGCTCGCCCAACAGTGATCGAATCAACCAGTATACAAGTAAAACCGGATATGCCCGGATGCAATTCGGGCCGAGCGCAGCGAGCAGGAGGTTGCAGCTCCCGCGCGCAAGTAATCACAGAGCAGCCCAATCAGTCAAACTCGAGGCACCCACTCTTTACATTATCTGCTCTGCGACCTCCTGTTGCCTGCGGCAATGCCGGATTCCATCCGGTATCACCCCTGTTCTCTCCAACACTTCCCCGATTATTTCGTGTCTTTTGTGCTTTTCGTGGCAGCAAAAAAGAAATCAGACAATCCAATTGGCACATCATCGCCGAATCCTCGCACCATCGCAGAAAAGATTTGAACCCCTGTATCCTATCCGCTATCATCGAGTGAGCCGGCGACGAACTGCGGAAAGCGTCTCAGATTCCGCAGTCAGTGGATCACCACTCACGCCGGCCAGCACACCAGCCGGGCTCAGGCACACCCGGGGATTGTGAACTGAGAAACCGTTCTTTTCTCCTCTCTCGCGAGTTCTGTTGCCATGGTCCATTCGACGCTGCTCAGTCGTTGCACATTCAATCGTTCACAAAATCGCGTCGTCAGATTCCTCTGCTCCCTGTTGCTGTTATCAACACTGCAGGTACCCGTTGTGTTACACGCCGCAGAGCCTGCTGAGGAGACCGAACTGACTATCAAAGGCATTGTCGTCGATGCACAGGACAAGCCCGTTGCCAATGCGCAGGTTTTGATCGATTTCTCAGCACAGAGCTTTCCCGACAATTCCAATATTGAGACGAAAACCGACGCCCAGGGCCGGTTCACCTTCAAAGGTAAACCCCTTCGCTTGCGCGGTCAGACCATCCAGGTGAGCGGCCCCGAAAACCACATGGCGCATTTTCGTCTCCCCTGGCAGGACATCGAAGAGGATGCCTCTCTGGACAAATTGCGCCTGCAACTCAAACCGCCGCGGCGTCTGATCCTGGAAGTAGTAGATGGTGCAGGAAAACCCCTGCCCGGAGCCACGACGGCCTTGCTCGCGAATTACCACGGCTGGGGCTCGCAACAGACCGATCAGACCGGCAAAACAACCTACCTGCTGCCTCAGGACCTGGATATTGAAACCATCTTCGCGTTCAGCGACGGGCACGGTCTCGACTACCGGTCTTATGAACTCTCGCGCGAACAATACGGCGATCAGCAGGCCAAACGGCCAGAGGTCCCCGACCATCCCATTCGCCTGACCCTGGATGGCGCACAGCCACTGTCAATCAAAGTCGTCGACAGCGCCGGTAAGCCGCTGCCCGGCGTCGAAGTCGCCCCCTGGTATCTCAACAAAGAAGGTCAGCCCCGCGATGTCAATCTCTCGTTTTTCTATAACCTGATTCAGGCGAAAACCGATCAATCAGGCATGGTCAATTTCGACTGGATCCCGCACTGGCAACAGGCACGCATTACCATGTGGCCCCGGGGGAACGGATACGCGCACCTCCGCACCATGTACGACCCGGAGAAAGACAAAGGCAAGCTGACCATGCGCCTGCAGAAACTCGTCCCCCTCTCAGGCAAGGTCTCTCTCCCCGATGGATCCCCGGCGGCAGGCATTCCAATATCTGCATCCGGTGAAGGCTACATGATCGATTCATTCCGCGGAGCAACAACTACCGACGACCAGGGACGCTATACCATTGAGGCACCACCGGGCATGGTTTACCTGGTGACCGCCGGAAATCAGAAATGGGCCGCCGCGCCTCAAACCGGCTTCGCCCTCCAGCCGGACCAGCCTCGCACCAGCCTCGACTTCCAGCTCCGCCCCGCCACCCGTTTGTATGGTCGCGTCACGACCGGCAAAGACAACCAGCCGGTCGAGGGACAGACGATCTACTCCTACCAGTACGGCCAGGACGCCAACAATATGAAAAACGTCGATCTGCCGAACCCGGAGAAGAGCCGGAAATGGGTGCGGCCCATGGTTGTTCGACGAACAACAACAGATAAAAACGGCGACTTTGAACTGTTTGTGGGCTCCGGCAAGTTCGATCTGCGCGGCCCGTCACAAAACAAGATCGAGAAATTTGATATCAAGGCAGAGACCGAAAAAGAATTCAATTTCCATACCGTCCGTCCGGAGAAAAGCATCTTGAACGGCACAGTCGTTGCAGGCAATCCTCCTCAGCCGGTGCCTGCTGCTTCGATCTTCGGCATTTATCGCTACGGTCTCGCGGGTCGCGACATGCATGCCATCACCAACAAAGCAGGGAATTTCGAAGTCGAACGCGAACCCCATAAGGTAGTCGTCTATGCCTGCAACAAAGATAAAACACTGACAGGCGTCGTGGAGATCGGACCGGACGACAAAACTGTGACCATCCCCCTCCAGCCCTCTGGATCAGCCTTCGGTACTCTGATTGACGGCGCCAGTGGGGAACCCTTGAAAGGCCGCGAACTTCAATACGGCGTCAGAGTCCACCTGGGTAAAGATCGTTTCTCTGCCTTCCGAACCGCTTTTGGGGGCAATGTGACCACGGATGATGTGGGACGCTTTGAGTTAAAGGATCTGGTCGTCGGGCAGAAGTACAATCTCTCGCTGGTCATCCGCCGGGACAAGAATCCGGCCAATATCTCCTGGCGTACGGCCGGTGAAGTGAAGGTGAAAGACAGCCAGCCGGTCGATCTGGGTGAAGTCGAAGTCCAGCCGAAGCCCAAACCATATGTCCCACCCACACTCGATGAACGCATCGCTTCCGCCTTTGGCGTCACAGGCACGCCCCTCGAACGTTATCAAAAAAGCGAACGCCTGGGCGGCCTCACCAGTCAGTATCCCATGTTGCTCTTCGGCGATCCCCAATCGAAAGCCATCAAAGAGTTGATGAAGCTCCGCTACGAAGACAGGGACGTTCGCAAAGAGCTCTATTCCTTCCTGGTGATGGCCGTGAATGACACGGGCGAGAAACGCGCAGTCGCCCAGGCCCTCGCCGACAAATGGAACCTCAAACTCGACCCGCAGCAGTTCGAACTGCTGGTCACAGACACGCACGGCAAACAGTTAGCAGGCATCACGCAGTCAGAGCTCACCGTCGACGGCAAAATCAATCAGGAGAAACTGCTCAAGTTCCTCAAAGCCAATCAGTACCCGACGCGCGACGCCAACGAGTTACTCGAAACCGCTCTCAAACAGGCGAAGGAACAGAACAAACGCGTTATCGTGCAGGAAACCGCCACCTGGTGTGGTCCCTGTCGGCTGCTTTCCCTCTACCTGGATCGGGAACGCAAAATCTGGGAGCGCGACTATATCTGGATCAAGATGGATCACCGCTGGACCGGCACCAGTGAAATCATGAAGAAACTCCGAGCCGGCGCACAAGGCGGAATCCCCTGGTGGGCCATCCTGGACGCCGACGGCAAAATCCTGGCAACCTGTAATAACGACGAAGAGGACGGTCAAAACATCGGCTTCCCCAGCTCAATCAGCGACCGGGAACACTACCAGAAAATGCTGGAGAAAACCGCGATCCGCCTCAACAGCATGGAAATCAGCGAACTCGTCGAAGCCCTGAAACAGAAACAGGACTGAGTTGGCTGATGGCGGGTAGGGGCGACCCTATGTGGTCGCCCGCAGCTCACCGACAACGCATGACGTTCTTCACAGAAAGCACGGCTCTCATGAACTATTTCAAATCGATCTGCATCTGGTTGCTGCTGGCTGGGCTGTTGACTCCCGTCACACTCCACGCAGCCAAACAGCAGCAGACGATCACAGGCACCGTCGTCGACGAACAGGACCAGCCCGCCCCCGATGCGAAAGTCACCTTCGCATGGATGTATCCCGAACAGGGACAGGTTGAAACCAGGACGAACGAGCAGGGACAGTTCACACTCCGCGTTCCCTTCCAGAATAAACGCGGGCATTTCCTCAAGGCGGTCGGGAAATCAGGACAGCGGATGGCACAACATTCCTGGCCCCTGGTCATGCCCGATCAGGGCTATGAACGGAAAAATCTGCGACTGAAACTGCAGCCCGCCCGGCGTGTCGAACTGCACGTGGTCGATGCAACCGACAAACCGATCCCGCATGCGCAGGCGGGCGTGGTGGCCGATTACCGGAACTGGGGAACGGGACAGACCGACGAACAGGGACGCATCATCTTCCACCTGCCGCGGGATCTGACGTTGCAGTTCGCGTACGCCTTCGGTGACGGGCAGGGGGCGGACTATAAGGTACTCAACATCACCCATCAAATGACCGCCGACAGAATCGACAGGCCGCCCGTCTGGCCCGAAACGCCCGTGCAATTGAAACTCGAGGGAGCCCGTCCCGTCAAAGTGCTGGTCACCGAAACCGACGGCACACCCATCCCCGGCGTCAAAGTCTATCCCTGGTACATCCAGAAACCGAATTATCCCAATCTGAATCTCTCTAATTTCTACAGCCTGGTGAGTCAGACAACGAATGCCGTCGGCGTCGCCGTCTTTGAATGGATTCCCCGCTGGCAGCAGGAGCAACTGACATTCTGGCACAGCGATCAACGGTACGAGCATCGGAGAGCCGTGTATGATCCCCAAACCGGCAAGGGGACATTGACCCTTCAACTGGAAAAGCTGGTCCCCATTTCCGGAAAGGTGACGCTTCCCGACGGCGCGCCCGCCCGGGGAGTGGAAGTGACTGCTTCGGGAGAGAACTATCAGCCCGACGATTGCCGCAAATCGGTATTCACGGACGACCAGGGACGCTACACCATCCTGGCTGCTCCCAACATGATTTACCTGCTGACCGCAGGCAACCAGAAGTGGGCCTCTGCACCTCACACGGGGTTTGCCCTCTGGCCGGGCAAACCGATCGAAGATCTGGATTTCCAACTCCGCCCCGCCACGCGCCTGCATGGTCGCCTTACCGTCGGGCCGCAGCATAAACCACTGTCAGGGTACGGCTTTTATTTCTATCAACTCGGCCAGGATCTCAAAAACACAAAAGATATCCATTTACCAAACCCCAGGAACAGCCGACAACGGGTACAACCATTGATCGCACATCATGTTTTGGCAGATGCAGACGGAAACTTCGAAGCGTCTGTCGGGGATGGAACGTATGTGGTAGGCAATCTCAGATGGATTGCCTCTCAAAATCCCGATACCGTTCAAAAATTTGAAATCAAAGGCGAGCGGGAAAAGGAGCTGAATTTCCACGCCCTCCGGCTTCAGAAAGGAACGCTGACCGGCAAGGTTGTGACAGGTGATCCCCCGCAACCCGTCCCGGATGTCCGGGTGGTCGGCATCTATGCACTCAACAATAGAGCCCAGAAGCGGGTCGCCAGAACAGATAACGCAGGCACATTTCAATTCAATCGCGATCTGCGGCGTACCGTGCTGTTCGCACAGAGCAAAGACAGACAAAGGGCAGGTATTGTCGAGGTCGGTCCCGATGACACAACCGTGACCATTCCCCTGCGTCCCCTGGGAACGGTATCCGGGCAACTGGTCGATGAGAAAACAAAACAACCGCTCACGGAAGTCGAGATCAATTACGACGCCAGGGTTCGCCTGGGTGAGAGTGAAGATACCTGGGAAGTCAGTATTTCCAGGCAATCCACGATCACGGATCAGGCAGGCCGCTTCAAGATCGAAGACCTGATCCCCGGACAGAAATACCGCTTAACGATCTCCCGTCCTCCCAGTCAACCCGGTAAGGCTGGTCGGGCGATTACGGTAGAGACCGTGAGAGTCAAAGACGTGGAACCGGTCGATCTGGGCGTTCTGGAAGTCGAACCTCTGCCGTCCCGTCAGCAGGCGCACTCGCTGGAAGAACGGATTACTGCCGTATTCACAGAGCCCGGAACCCCGCTGCAGCGCTTCGCCCGCCAGAAACGGGAAGCGCAGGCCACGACGCAGTACAACCTGGTTTTATTCGGTGATCCCCACAGCGATGCGGTCAAACGGTTCATGAGTCTGCGGAATGCAGATCGGAACATTCGACTGGCGCTTTACTCCTTCCTCCTGATGGCCGTGGATACCGCTGCTGACAAACGACCCGCGGCGGAGCAACTGGCAAAA contains:
- a CDS encoding carboxypeptidase-like regulatory domain-containing protein yields the protein MSLLITIFLCASTHVCRSSFVIYSLFLSLVLLAPIQSRADKPRIPKQQTIKGSVVDEHNQPVVGATVFIESRDWFEFNLPNLETTTDAQGRFSLTDEPLHIQGQTLQAKDSQNRMAQISLPWPSTRKSKQLDLNNLRLQLKLPKLVTLEVVDGEGKPVPAALAGIKALTKTWGIGKTDNEGKITFQVPPDVDLKYAVALRDGYGADYRAYRLKLEEKYKPGARPPKFPDHPVRLTLTGAQPLTIKLESAAGKPLSGIGLEPQSLWKPDQPLPMPLPLMFYATRQLVQPTDETGATVFAWIPHWQNQRMYFGVKNKEYVPHRITYEPSKDKGTLTVRLSPKPKEPEKGSTP
- a CDS encoding carboxypeptidase regulatory-like domain-containing protein, giving the protein MLHAAEPAEETELTIKGIVVDAQDKPVANAQVLIDFSAQSFPDNSNIETKTDAQGRFTFKGKPLRLRGQTIQVSGPENHMAHFRLPWQDIEEDASLDKLRLQLKPPRRLILEVVDGAGKPLPGATTALLANYHGWGSQQTDQTGKTTYLLPQDLDIETIFAFSDGHGLDYRSYELSREQYGDQQAKRPEVPDHPIRLTLDGAQPLSIKVVDSAGKPLPGVEVAPWYLNKEGQPRDVNLSFFYNLIQAKTDQSGMVNFDWIPHWQQARITMWPRGNGYAHLRTMYDPEKDKGKLTMRLQKLVPLSGKVSLPDGSPAAGIPISASGEGYMIDSFRGATTTDDQGRYTIEAPPGMVYLVTAGNQKWAAAPQTGFALQPDQPRTSLDFQLRPATRLYGRVTTGKDNQPVEGQTIYSYQYGQDANNMKNVDLPNPEKSRKWVRPMVVRRTTTDKNGDFELFVGSGKFDLRGPSQNKIEKFDIKAETEKEFNFHTVRPEKSILNGTVVAGNPPQPVPAASIFGIYRYGLAGRDMHAITNKAGNFEVEREPHKVVVYACNKDKTLTGVVEIGPDDKTVTIPLQPSGSAFGTLIDGASGEPLKGRELQYGVRVHLGKDRFSAFRTAFGGNVTTDDVGRFELKDLVVGQKYNLSLVIRRDKNPANISWRTAGEVKVKDSQPVDLGEVEVQPKPKPYVPPTLDERIASAFGVTGTPLERYQKSERLGGLTSQYPMLLFGDPQSKAIKELMKLRYEDRDVRKELYSFLVMAVNDTGEKRAVAQALADKWNLKLDPQQFELLVTDTHGKQLAGITQSELTVDGKINQEKLLKFLKANQYPTRDANELLETALKQAKEQNKRVIVQETATWCGPCRLLSLYLDRERKIWERDYIWIKMDHRWTGTSEIMKKLRAGAQGGIPWWAILDADGKILATCNNDEEDGQNIGFPSSISDREHYQKMLEKTAIRLNSMEISELVEALKQKQD